A genomic stretch from Chitinophaga agri includes:
- a CDS encoding mannose-1-phosphate guanylyltransferase — protein sequence MLHVLLCGGSGTRLWPLSNKQTPKQLLPLFDGQSLLQLTWVRNNSFCDSVIAVVNEQQADIVNKQLQEAGATNIQMLAEPVGRNTAAAIALAAFSASPETILLITPADHLIGTPDLYAETIQKAAALAAEGHLVTIGLKPAYPETGYGYIQHAGYDVVRFTEKPNAVTAEAMLQSGDYLWNSGIFCGKAGVLLQQLLEYAPEIYAAASEAAAIWKETGVIPLAAMEAIPSDSIDYAVLEKSNIVKVVPSAMQWSDVGGYEALAEALASHYRYSNHQAVFIESDPVNSMVIGKDKLVALVGVENVVVVNTPEALLILQKGKGQEIKQLHQWVKENRPELL from the coding sequence ATGCTACACGTATTATTATGTGGAGGGTCAGGAACCCGTCTCTGGCCACTATCAAATAAACAGACGCCGAAACAACTGCTGCCGTTATTTGACGGACAGAGTTTATTGCAATTAACATGGGTGCGCAATAACAGCTTCTGTGATAGTGTCATAGCGGTAGTGAATGAGCAACAGGCCGACATTGTGAATAAGCAGCTGCAGGAAGCAGGTGCCACCAATATCCAGATGCTGGCTGAACCTGTAGGTCGTAACACGGCTGCAGCCATCGCGCTGGCGGCATTCTCCGCGTCTCCTGAAACTATCCTGCTTATCACACCTGCTGATCACCTTATTGGTACGCCTGATCTGTATGCTGAAACCATACAGAAAGCTGCTGCATTAGCTGCTGAAGGACACCTGGTGACCATCGGTCTGAAACCTGCTTATCCTGAAACAGGATACGGTTATATTCAGCATGCCGGTTATGATGTCGTTCGCTTTACGGAAAAGCCAAACGCTGTTACTGCTGAAGCAATGCTGCAAAGTGGTGATTACCTCTGGAACAGCGGTATCTTCTGCGGCAAAGCAGGCGTACTGTTACAACAGCTGCTGGAATATGCACCAGAAATTTATGCGGCTGCTTCCGAAGCAGCGGCCATCTGGAAAGAAACCGGCGTGATACCACTGGCGGCTATGGAAGCTATTCCTTCTGATAGTATCGACTACGCTGTACTGGAAAAAAGTAATATCGTGAAGGTGGTACCAAGTGCCATGCAATGGAGTGATGTAGGTGGTTACGAAGCACTGGCAGAAGCACTCGCGAGTCACTACCGTTACAGCAACCATCAGGCAGTATTCATTGAAAGTGATCCCGTGAACAGCATGGTGATCGGAAAAGATAAACTGGTCGCATTGGTAGGCGTGGAAAACGTAGTGGTGGTAAATACCCCCGAAGCCCTGCTGATATTACAGAAAGGAAAAGGACAGGAAATAAAACAACTGCATCAGTGGGTGAAGGAGAACAGGCCTGAACTGCTGTAA
- the fcl gene encoding GDP-L-fucose synthase, which yields MQLNDKIYVAGHRGMVGGAISRRLQTLGYNNLVTRTSAELDLRSQAAVNEFFATEKPEYVFLAAAKVGGIHANNTYRAEFLYDNLIMEANIIHAAHQNGVKKLMFLGSSCIYPKMAPQPLREDSLLTGLLEPTNEPYAIAKIAGIKLCEAYRDQYGANFISVMPTNLYGIGDNYHPENSHVLPALIRRFHEAKENNAPEVTVWGSGTPKREFLYADDLAAACVYLMLHYDGKELVNIGTGEDLTIRELAETVKEVVGYTGALVFDATKPDGTPRKLMDVSKLNNLGWKHSVELKEGLQLAYADFLQKKQMVTL from the coding sequence ATGCAACTTAACGATAAAATATATGTAGCCGGTCACCGTGGAATGGTGGGTGGCGCTATCAGCAGAAGATTACAGACACTGGGTTATAATAACCTGGTGACAAGAACTTCCGCAGAGCTGGATCTGCGCTCTCAGGCTGCTGTGAATGAATTCTTCGCGACAGAAAAGCCGGAATATGTATTCCTGGCTGCCGCAAAAGTAGGCGGTATTCATGCTAACAATACCTATCGTGCAGAATTCCTGTATGATAATCTCATCATGGAAGCTAACATCATCCATGCTGCACACCAGAACGGTGTGAAAAAACTCATGTTCCTCGGCAGCTCCTGCATCTATCCTAAAATGGCGCCACAGCCACTGCGGGAAGATAGTCTGCTGACCGGATTACTAGAGCCAACCAACGAACCTTACGCCATTGCCAAAATAGCTGGTATCAAATTATGCGAAGCATACCGCGACCAGTACGGCGCTAACTTTATCAGTGTAATGCCTACTAACCTGTATGGCATCGGTGATAACTACCATCCCGAAAATTCACATGTACTGCCGGCACTGATCCGTCGCTTTCATGAAGCAAAGGAGAACAATGCGCCTGAAGTTACTGTATGGGGAAGTGGTACACCGAAACGTGAGTTCCTGTATGCAGACGACCTGGCTGCTGCCTGCGTTTATCTGATGCTGCATTACGATGGAAAAGAACTGGTGAACATCGGAACAGGTGAAGACCTTACTATCCGTGAACTGGCAGAGACTGTCAAAGAAGTAGTGGGCTATACAGGTGCGCTCGTTTTTGATGCGACTAAACCTGACGGGACGCCCCGTAAGCTCATGGATGTTTCCAAGCTTAATAACCTGGGCTGGAAACACAGCGTAGAACTGAAAGAAGGCCTTCAACTGGCCTATGCCGACTTTTTGCAGAAAAAACAGATGGTCACATTGTAA
- a CDS encoding UDP-glucose dehydrogenase family protein, translating to MKAIVIGTGYVGLVTGACLAEVGTQVVCVDVNAEKINNLQNGILPIYEPGLEEIVTRNYNNGRLSFSTNLAEVIPGADIAFIAVGTPPGEDGSADLQYVLQVAKEIGTHMTDYLVVVTKSTVPVGTAVKVNREIKQAMLDRGALLDYDVASNPEFLKEGAAVQDFLKPDRIVCGVNTDRAKEVLERLYHPFLLNGRPIIFMDIASAEMTKYAANAMLATKISFINDIANLCELVGADVNKVRKGIGSDARIGNSFIYPGIGYGGSCFPKDVKALVRTGMEYGHGLRILEAVEAVNNDQKKVLFHKISKHFDGMLKDKTFAVWGLSFKPGTDDMREASSLVLIEALLEAGAKVRVFDPVAAHEAKKTLGESVTWATDLYDAAEGADAVLLVTEWNEFRLPDWTRIKQIVKTPVVFDGRNIYDNTYLEKNGFICYSIGISQPAVSVLSRS from the coding sequence ATGAAAGCAATCGTAATTGGAACCGGATATGTAGGGCTCGTTACCGGTGCCTGTCTCGCAGAAGTAGGTACACAGGTAGTTTGTGTAGATGTGAATGCCGAGAAGATCAATAACCTCCAGAATGGTATCTTACCTATTTATGAACCGGGTCTCGAAGAGATCGTTACCCGTAACTATAACAACGGCCGCCTGTCCTTCAGTACGAATCTGGCTGAAGTGATCCCTGGCGCCGATATCGCCTTCATCGCGGTAGGTACCCCTCCCGGTGAAGATGGTAGCGCTGACCTGCAATATGTACTGCAGGTAGCAAAAGAGATCGGTACACATATGACCGATTACCTGGTGGTCGTTACCAAGAGCACTGTACCTGTTGGTACTGCTGTGAAAGTGAACAGAGAGATCAAACAGGCTATGCTGGACAGAGGCGCACTGCTCGACTACGACGTGGCGTCTAATCCTGAGTTCCTCAAGGAAGGTGCTGCTGTACAGGACTTCCTGAAGCCTGACCGTATCGTTTGTGGCGTGAACACTGACCGCGCAAAAGAAGTACTGGAGCGCCTGTATCATCCATTCCTGCTGAACGGTCGTCCGATCATCTTTATGGACATCGCTTCTGCTGAGATGACAAAGTATGCGGCTAACGCAATGCTGGCTACAAAGATCTCCTTCATCAATGATATCGCTAACCTCTGCGAACTGGTAGGTGCTGATGTGAACAAAGTGCGTAAAGGTATCGGTAGTGATGCGAGGATCGGTAACAGCTTTATCTATCCTGGTATCGGTTATGGCGGTTCCTGCTTCCCGAAAGATGTGAAGGCACTGGTACGTACCGGTATGGAATATGGCCACGGCTTACGTATCCTGGAAGCGGTAGAAGCTGTGAATAATGATCAGAAGAAAGTACTGTTCCACAAGATCAGCAAACACTTCGATGGTATGCTGAAAGACAAGACCTTCGCTGTATGGGGACTTTCCTTCAAGCCAGGTACCGACGATATGCGCGAGGCATCCAGCCTGGTGCTGATCGAGGCCCTGCTGGAAGCAGGTGCGAAAGTACGCGTGTTTGACCCGGTAGCAGCGCATGAAGCGAAAAAGACACTGGGTGAAAGCGTCACCTGGGCAACCGACCTGTATGATGCGGCTGAAGGCGCTGACGCCGTCCTGCTGGTGACTGAGTGGAACGAATTCCGCCTGCCGGACTGGACCCGTATTAAACAAATTGTGAAAACCCCTGTTGTATTTGACGGCAGGAACATATATGACAACACATATCTTGAGAAAAACGGTTTTATCTGTTACAGCATTGGTATATCCCAGCCGGCAGTGAGCGTACTCTCCAGAAGTTAA
- the gmd gene encoding GDP-mannose 4,6-dehydratase → MKVALITGVNGQDGAYLAELLLEKGYMVHGVKRRASLLNTDRIDHLYQDPHSENVRFRLHYGDMTDSTNLIRIIQETQPDEIYNLAAMSHVKVSFDTPEYTANADGIGTLRILEALRILKLEKKTRVYQASTSELYGLVQEVPQRETTPFYPRSPYAVAKLYAYWITVNYREAYGMFACNGILFNHESPLRGETFVTRKITRAVAAIALGLQDKLYLGNLDARRDWGHAKDYVEAMWRILQQDTPEDYVIATGITTPVRDFVRMAFAELGIELKFEGTGVDEVAYVSACNNEEYTLPIGKQVLAVDPAYFRPTEVELLIGDPTKSKTKLGWEPKYDLQELVSEMVTCDVELFRKDSKTQWEQLAG, encoded by the coding sequence ATGAAAGTTGCTTTAATCACTGGTGTAAATGGACAAGACGGCGCGTACCTGGCTGAGCTGCTGCTTGAAAAAGGATATATGGTGCATGGCGTAAAACGTCGCGCGTCACTGCTGAACACAGATAGGATCGACCATTTATATCAGGACCCTCATAGTGAAAACGTACGCTTCAGACTGCACTACGGCGATATGACCGATAGTACTAACCTGATCCGTATCATTCAGGAAACGCAACCTGACGAGATCTATAATCTCGCTGCTATGAGCCATGTGAAAGTAAGTTTTGATACACCTGAATATACTGCAAATGCAGATGGTATAGGTACACTGCGCATACTGGAAGCACTGCGCATCTTGAAACTGGAAAAGAAAACAAGGGTATACCAGGCAAGTACTTCCGAGCTGTATGGTCTGGTACAGGAAGTTCCTCAGAGAGAGACCACTCCTTTCTACCCTCGTAGCCCATATGCAGTAGCTAAATTATATGCTTACTGGATCACCGTTAACTACAGGGAAGCATATGGTATGTTTGCCTGCAACGGTATCCTGTTCAACCATGAAAGTCCGCTGCGTGGTGAAACTTTCGTCACCCGTAAGATCACCCGCGCTGTAGCAGCGATCGCACTGGGCCTGCAGGACAAGCTGTACCTGGGTAACCTGGATGCACGCCGTGACTGGGGACACGCGAAAGATTATGTAGAAGCAATGTGGAGAATTCTCCAGCAGGATACACCGGAAGACTATGTGATCGCAACAGGTATCACGACACCGGTACGTGATTTTGTACGTATGGCATTCGCTGAACTGGGCATCGAACTGAAATTCGAAGGTACCGGTGTAGATGAAGTAGCTTACGTAAGCGCTTGTAATAATGAAGAGTATACGCTGCCTATCGGTAAGCAGGTACTGGCAGTTGATCCGGCTTACTTCCGTCCTACAGAAGTGGAACTGCTGATCGGCGATCCTACCAAATCCAAGACTAAATTAGGTTGGGAACCTAAATACGATCTGCAGGAACTGGTGAGTGAAATGGTAACATGCGACGTGGAATTATTCAGAAAAGACAGTAAAACTCAGTGGGAACAATTGGCAGGATAA
- a CDS encoding MATE family efflux transporter has translation MRVKVFNQLSSNPKYNKTLQWVKLLTVTGFAQVFVQVVSLLSGILVIRLLSVEEYALYTLANTMLGTMTVLADGGISTGVMSQGSQVWQDRDKLGTVLATGMDLRRKFAVGSLLVSIPVLLYLMQHHGASWLMSILIVLSLILSFFMALSGTLLQIAPKLRQDITPLQKNQVIMNIGRLALLCLTIFIFPFAFIALLAAGLPQIWGNLNLRKISAGYADWHKKPDPQIRQNIMKMVKRLLPMAIYTCFSGQITIWLISIFGTTAGVASLGALDRLSMALSFITIVFGTVVLPRFSRLPNNKGLLMKRFMQIEAGLLAMSVCIIFTAWLFSAQILKVLGPNYSHLTNEVVLKITISCLGIIATSTFSLFTSRSWAINPFISIPVSIASIAIGVAFIDISSLGGVLRMNIMIQLIQVAMNVSYSLIKISRTNNSLPTEQ, from the coding sequence ATGCGCGTAAAAGTTTTTAATCAGTTATCAAGTAATCCTAAGTACAACAAAACACTGCAATGGGTAAAACTGCTCACCGTGACCGGGTTTGCCCAGGTGTTTGTACAGGTGGTCAGTTTGCTGAGTGGCATCCTGGTGATCCGCCTGCTGAGTGTTGAAGAATATGCCTTGTACACACTGGCGAATACCATGCTGGGTACAATGACAGTACTTGCCGACGGTGGTATTTCCACCGGTGTGATGTCACAGGGAAGCCAGGTATGGCAGGACCGTGATAAATTAGGCACTGTACTTGCTACAGGGATGGACCTTCGCCGCAAGTTTGCGGTAGGTAGTTTGCTGGTGTCTATACCGGTGCTGCTTTATCTGATGCAGCATCACGGGGCCAGCTGGCTGATGTCCATCCTGATCGTGTTGTCGCTGATCCTGTCTTTCTTCATGGCACTGTCAGGCACACTGTTGCAGATAGCGCCCAAGCTGAGACAGGATATTACGCCGCTGCAAAAGAATCAGGTGATTATGAATATTGGCAGACTGGCATTGCTGTGTCTGACCATTTTCATTTTTCCGTTTGCCTTTATAGCATTACTGGCAGCAGGGTTGCCACAGATTTGGGGGAACCTTAACCTGCGGAAGATCTCTGCAGGATATGCAGACTGGCATAAGAAACCGGATCCACAGATCAGGCAGAATATCATGAAGATGGTGAAAAGATTGCTGCCAATGGCGATCTACACCTGCTTCTCCGGACAGATCACGATCTGGCTCATTTCCATCTTCGGTACCACGGCGGGCGTCGCTTCCCTTGGTGCACTGGACAGATTATCAATGGCCCTCAGTTTTATTACGATCGTCTTTGGTACCGTGGTTTTACCCAGGTTTTCCAGACTGCCGAATAACAAGGGCCTGCTGATGAAACGGTTTATGCAGATTGAAGCCGGATTGCTGGCCATGAGCGTCTGTATCATTTTTACAGCCTGGTTGTTTTCCGCGCAGATATTAAAAGTGCTGGGTCCTAACTATTCTCATCTGACAAATGAAGTGGTATTAAAGATCACGATCAGCTGTCTGGGGATCATTGCCACCTCGACTTTTTCTCTCTTTACCAGCAGAAGCTGGGCCATTAATCCGTTCATTTCAATTCCGGTGAGTATTGCATCGATCGCCATAGGGGTGGCATTTATTGATATCTCCTCTCTGGGCGGTGTACTCCGCATGAACATTATGATACAGCTGATACAGGTAGCGATGAACGTATCGTATAGCCTGATCAAGATCAGCAGAACAAATAACTCTTTACCCACTGAACAATAA